A genome region from Bacillaceae bacterium IKA-2 includes the following:
- a CDS encoding phage holin, whose amino-acid sequence MKMNKGTIVRTVVLAIALINQVLTIFGMSPLPLDEATINDIAVQVDLLVATLLTVFSALWSWWKDNDVTKGAIERKKKLGGDQ is encoded by the coding sequence ATGAAAATGAATAAAGGAACCATTGTCAGAACCGTTGTATTGGCTATTGCTTTAATTAACCAAGTGTTGACGATCTTTGGTATGTCACCATTACCGTTAGATGAAGCCACGATCAACGATATTGCGGTGCAGGTAGATTTACTAGTAGCGACTTTATTAACGGTATTTAGCGCACTGTGGTCATGGTGGAAAGATAACGATGTAACGAAAGGTGCAATTGAAAGGAAAAAGAAATTGGGGGGTGATCAATAA
- the avd gene encoding diversity-generating retroelement protein Avd — translation MAIEELKILQKTYDMIVYGYTSLRQYPKSEKHTLVAETKQCMYELLSLLIRANKRYYKKTTLQDIDIELEKLRYFVRLANALEFLPFKKYEYWSRLLNEIGKMLGGWIKSTK, via the coding sequence AATTGAAGAATTAAAAATACTACAAAAAACGTATGACATGATCGTTTACGGATATACATCGTTAAGGCAATATCCGAAAAGTGAAAAACATACACTTGTAGCTGAAACAAAGCAATGCATGTACGAATTACTATCCTTACTAATTCGAGCTAATAAACGTTATTACAAGAAAACGACGTTACAAGACATTGATATCGAGTTAGAAAAATTACGTTATTTCGTCCGATTAGCTAATGCATTAGAATTTTTACCTTTTAAAAAATATGAGTATTGGTCAAGGTTATTAAATGAAATAGGAAAAATGCTAGGCGGTTGGATAAAGTCAACAAAATAA
- a CDS encoding RNA-directed DNA polymerase yields the protein MHEPKKRLIMSLPFKDRVVQWAIYRVLNPLIDRQFIDGSYASRVGKGVQKSADRLQYWLRHYDRSPNKGYYLKLDISKYFYRVDQDVLLSILKRKIKDNELMWLLEKFIRSEHSFGIPLGDHNFEKERIDGIGMPIGNLTSQLFANLYLNELDQYAKHELKLHHYIRYMDDIIILHHDKQELWKVLEAIDTFLVTNLKLELNNKTTIRPIHTGIEFVGYRVWPTHRKLKKKTVKKMKKRLKYLQNSYAKGEVTLNDVRCTLASYLGYMKHANCYKLKKKVLNEFVLTKGH from the coding sequence GTGCATGAACCTAAAAAGAGATTAATAATGTCTCTACCTTTCAAAGATCGAGTTGTCCAATGGGCCATATACAGGGTTCTAAATCCACTTATCGATAGACAGTTCATTGACGGTTCGTACGCGTCTCGTGTCGGAAAGGGAGTTCAAAAATCCGCGGATAGACTTCAGTATTGGTTACGACATTACGATCGGTCACCTAATAAAGGATACTATCTGAAATTGGATATATCAAAATACTTCTATCGTGTAGATCAAGACGTTCTTTTATCGATTTTAAAAAGAAAAATTAAGGATAATGAGTTAATGTGGTTGTTAGAAAAATTTATTAGATCTGAACACTCATTCGGCATACCACTTGGTGATCATAATTTCGAAAAAGAACGAATTGACGGAATAGGAATGCCTATCGGGAACCTAACGAGTCAATTATTCGCCAACCTTTACTTAAATGAGTTAGATCAATACGCCAAACACGAATTAAAGCTACATCACTACATCCGCTACATGGATGACATTATTATATTGCATCACGACAAACAAGAATTGTGGAAAGTGTTAGAAGCGATAGATACATTCCTTGTTACAAACTTAAAGTTAGAACTCAACAACAAGACAACCATTCGGCCAATACATACTGGCATCGAATTTGTCGGGTACCGAGTATGGCCAACACATCGCAAACTAAAGAAAAAGACTGTAAAGAAAATGAAAAAGAGACTTAAATATTTGCAAAATTCTTACGCTAAAGGGGAGGTGACACTTAATGATGTACGCTGTACATTAGCTTCTTATTTAGGTTACATGAAACACGCAAACTGTTACAAACTTAAAAAGAAGGTATTGAATGAGTTTGTGCTAACGAAGGGCCACTAG
- a CDS encoding LysM peptidoglycan-binding domain-containing protein yields the protein MSRSFEKLPQLADQRGLLPSKGSYIRRNTSLKDCVRAWHHSLTLKNLNGSNALGFANYHVNNLGWPGIAYALVIEPQNIIQTPNGPRARIVYANDLTLRTYHVGNSNGSAIGICVAGDYRNEKLDDATKASIAELQAALSRDGIGKSDKSHHEFPGYSWKGCCVFDYNNTFKFLANTPVTEIPDVYTIQEGDTLWGIANNDDRFTVEDLIKWNNIIDPSKLRIGQKLNLKVPKLAAKQAVKAPEILWVGTVKVAALNVRKGQGTNYPTVAQLKKGDDVTVYKENKNGWLDIGNGQFVSNVKGAYVVKQKTAVNSFAGKRVEAIAAEVNFYDSPRWDRPSGKFIKNQGWIIIDQITTNGSPQYKVKNSRGNIFYITARKDLVKII from the coding sequence ATGTCAAGATCATTTGAAAAACTACCTCAGCTAGCCGATCAGCGAGGATTGCTACCAAGCAAAGGTAGCTACATTAGACGTAATACGAGTTTAAAAGATTGCGTTAGAGCATGGCACCATAGTTTAACGCTTAAAAATCTAAACGGATCTAATGCTTTAGGGTTTGCTAATTACCACGTTAATAATTTAGGTTGGCCCGGGATTGCTTACGCATTAGTAATAGAGCCACAAAACATTATTCAAACGCCGAATGGCCCACGCGCAAGGATCGTTTATGCAAACGATCTAACATTGAGAACCTATCACGTAGGGAATTCTAACGGTTCAGCAATCGGAATCTGTGTTGCTGGCGATTACAGAAATGAGAAATTAGACGATGCGACAAAAGCGAGTATTGCCGAGTTACAAGCAGCACTAAGTAGAGACGGAATTGGTAAAAGCGATAAGTCGCACCACGAGTTCCCAGGCTACAGTTGGAAAGGTTGTTGCGTGTTTGACTACAATAACACCTTTAAGTTTTTGGCGAATACTCCTGTCACAGAAATTCCAGACGTTTACACGATCCAGGAAGGTGATACTTTGTGGGGGATAGCGAATAACGATGACCGTTTTACTGTGGAGGATTTAATTAAGTGGAATAACATAATCGATCCTAGTAAACTTCGAATTGGTCAAAAGTTAAATTTGAAAGTGCCGAAATTAGCGGCTAAGCAAGCTGTTAAAGCCCCTGAAATCTTATGGGTAGGTACAGTTAAAGTAGCGGCATTAAACGTTCGCAAAGGTCAAGGAACTAACTACCCTACTGTCGCGCAACTTAAAAAAGGTGACGATGTTACAGTCTATAAAGAAAATAAAAATGGTTGGTTAGATATTGGTAACGGTCAATTTGTTTCAAATGTCAAAGGTGCGTATGTAGTTAAACAAAAGACAGCTGTTAATTCATTTGCAGGTAAACGAGTAGAAGCAATCGCAGCAGAGGTTAACTTTTACGACTCTCCAAGATGGGATCGCCCAAGTGGTAAATTTATTAAAAATCAGGGTTGGATCATCATCGATCAGATAACGACCAACGGATCGCCGCAGTACAAAGTTAAAAATAGTCGAGGCAATATTTTTTATATAACCGCGCGTAAAGACCTGGTTAAAATAATTTAA
- a CDS encoding phage holin family protein, with protein sequence MSIAKISDSNEGLFLFSGIGAFLYPTFQYLYGESEVRITVVLLLFLLLALDWISGSNASSKDGSYASEYGITGIWRTIFILMVPISGNFIDIVLSSPGVFFGLFTAGLIYHIGKSSVANAVRAGWANWLPINIFEMVFEWAKSEIEHKAARAFKRNSEKSEVTINYINDEKMKGFDENE encoded by the coding sequence ATGTCAATCGCTAAAATTTCTGACAGCAACGAAGGTTTATTTTTATTTAGTGGGATAGGAGCTTTTTTATATCCGACTTTTCAATATTTATATGGAGAATCGGAGGTGAGAATTACAGTCGTACTATTATTGTTTTTATTACTAGCGCTTGATTGGATCAGCGGTAGTAACGCTTCCAGCAAGGACGGATCTTACGCGTCCGAATATGGCATAACTGGAATTTGGCGAACGATATTTATTTTAATGGTGCCGATCAGTGGTAACTTTATCGATATAGTATTGAGCTCACCGGGTGTGTTTTTTGGATTATTTACAGCTGGGTTGATTTATCACATCGGTAAAAGTTCGGTTGCTAATGCAGTAAGAGCAGGGTGGGCGAATTGGTTACCAATTAACATTTTTGAAATGGTTTTTGAGTGGGCAAAAAGCGAAATTGAACATAAGGCAGCGCGAGCATTTAAGAGAAATAGCGAAAAAAGCGAAGTGACAATTAACTATATTAACGATGAAAAAATGAAAGGGTTTGATGAAAATGAATAA